A DNA window from Candidatus Thermoplasmatota archaeon contains the following coding sequences:
- a CDS encoding FAD-dependent oxidoreductase, protein MAKEKYLIIGDGIAGATAAETLRSRDADSEIAIITNEGEPLYNRVMIKDYAKGEKEEDKCKIHDVKWYTDRRIDLHLYTTVAMVDDKNKVVICEDGSRFDYTKLLVATGGTPRKYPVPNGQADGVYNFWTFADARAIRAAAQEAKHGVAIGAGLLGIDLAVIFAKNKVPTKYIMRGNRWWREGINKEGSEIVEKALADMGVECLFFETPTEFRVDDRNHVRGLVTDKGKEYPADIVGVAIGLNMNLRPVASSNVKTGEGILCDQFLRTSVPDVWAAGDIAQYFDPLLNRLNINGSWASAKRQGEVAALNMLQASTGIGEPTPFEFVDTYTISHFKFPVMSVGNIMGDEFTEAVVGEGAYRRLVFKDNKLIGAVLIGDAKALPHLKKIVIGRIDCTNLKQEFLKADFDFKGLAASVKVNPA, encoded by the coding sequence ATGGCGAAGGAGAAGTACCTCATCATCGGCGACGGCATCGCCGGCGCGACCGCGGCGGAGACGCTCCGGTCCCGCGACGCCGACTCCGAGATCGCCATCATCACGAACGAGGGCGAGCCCCTCTACAACCGCGTGATGATCAAGGACTACGCGAAGGGGGAGAAGGAAGAGGACAAGTGCAAGATCCACGACGTGAAGTGGTACACGGACCGGCGGATCGACCTGCACCTGTACACGACCGTCGCGATGGTGGACGACAAGAACAAGGTCGTCATCTGCGAGGACGGCTCCCGCTTCGACTACACGAAGCTCCTCGTCGCGACGGGGGGCACCCCGCGCAAGTACCCCGTCCCGAACGGGCAGGCCGACGGCGTCTACAATTTCTGGACGTTCGCGGACGCGCGCGCGATCCGCGCCGCGGCCCAGGAGGCGAAGCACGGCGTCGCGATCGGCGCGGGTCTCCTCGGCATCGACCTCGCCGTCATCTTCGCGAAGAACAAGGTGCCCACGAAGTACATCATGCGGGGCAACCGCTGGTGGCGCGAAGGCATCAACAAGGAAGGCTCGGAGATCGTGGAGAAGGCGCTCGCGGACATGGGCGTCGAATGTCTCTTCTTCGAGACGCCGACCGAGTTCCGCGTCGACGACCGCAACCACGTGCGCGGCCTCGTCACGGACAAGGGCAAGGAATACCCCGCCGACATCGTGGGCGTCGCGATCGGCCTCAACATGAACCTGCGCCCCGTCGCGTCCTCGAACGTGAAGACGGGCGAAGGCATCCTCTGCGACCAGTTCCTCCGCACGAGCGTGCCGGACGTCTGGGCCGCGGGCGACATCGCGCAGTACTTCGATCCGCTCCTCAACCGCCTCAACATCAACGGCTCGTGGGCGAGCGCGAAGCGCCAGGGCGAGGTCGCGGCGCTCAACATGCTCCAGGCCTCGACCGGCATCGGCGAGCCCACGCCGTTCGAGTTCGTGGACACCTACACCATCTCGCACTTCAAATTCCCCGTGATGAGCGTCGGGAACATCATGGGCGACGAGTTCACGGAGGCGGTCGTGGGCGAGGGCGCCTACCGCCGCCTCGTGTTCAAGGACAACAAGCTCATCGGCGCCGTGCTCATCGGCGACGCGAAGGCGCTGCCGCACCTCAAGAAGATCGTCATCGGCCGGATCGACTGCACGAACCTGAAGCAGGAGTTCCTCAAGGCCGATTTCGACTTCAAGGGCCTCGCCGCGAGCGTGAAGGTCAACCCGGCTTGA
- a CDS encoding S8 family serine peptidase translates to MHRQVTVAIAVMTLVSTLALAAPSAAYSSVLAPPVADALRADGAGAFIVTFAPGVDREAALADAGLEARIVFESFPIAYAAGPAAAWRVLASTPGVLAVERDEPFGYHLSTATTATRARAVHTALGVDGTGVGVAVVDTGVDCGHPDLQGRCARNLRNVGGQGVWVAVENSDEHSGHGTHVAGIVGSEGVASSGRVKGVAPGARLYTYGLGAGNSILGSTSAWNHVLANPKAAGEPPILVVTNSFGGTGNPTVAETTAIRAMVNAGMTVVFSASNNGDGGEGTDSVNRLCKIKAGNNANLPGVVCVANYADGGVGSTEGGLDTSSSRGLGGADMSSWPDVAAPGNWIESTRSRTAFVAGSPVYSGKYAETDPVHYMITSGTSMAAPHVAGVVALMQAARLAANVAPLSPATVEAMLKATAYPFANYAPYPNRHAGHGLVDARAAVDAALAAPLTPRDAALAVNTNSVWGVVFSGPTAGSLNPGAGSLQANAITDLEGLGKPVPSTDVLVPGARFLSVRVFAEDAGVTALGTVGANVTVRAKIEYLGSGIAHEPATSRAGSPTGTWFQTPTLAYAYGVDGDVRVTLELDVNGDGVVDPATDVTHTFVYDDGLP, encoded by the coding sequence TTGCACCGTCAGGTCACCGTTGCGATCGCTGTCATGACTCTTGTTTCGACCCTTGCCCTCGCCGCTCCGTCGGCCGCCTATTCCTCCGTTCTCGCACCACCTGTCGCGGACGCTCTTCGCGCGGACGGCGCGGGCGCCTTCATTGTCACGTTCGCGCCCGGCGTGGACCGCGAGGCCGCGCTCGCGGATGCAGGGCTCGAAGCCCGGATCGTTTTCGAATCCTTTCCGATCGCGTATGCCGCGGGTCCCGCGGCCGCTTGGCGCGTTCTCGCCTCGACACCGGGTGTCCTCGCCGTGGAGCGCGACGAGCCCTTCGGTTATCACCTTTCGACCGCCACTACCGCGACCCGGGCGCGCGCCGTCCACACGGCGCTCGGCGTCGACGGGACGGGCGTTGGCGTCGCCGTCGTGGATACCGGCGTCGACTGTGGGCATCCCGATCTCCAGGGCCGCTGCGCCCGCAACCTCCGAAACGTCGGCGGGCAAGGGGTATGGGTCGCCGTCGAGAACTCCGACGAGCACAGCGGGCACGGAACGCATGTGGCGGGCATCGTCGGGAGCGAAGGCGTCGCCTCGAGCGGGCGCGTGAAAGGCGTAGCCCCTGGGGCTCGGCTTTACACATACGGTTTGGGCGCCGGCAACAGCATCCTCGGCTCCACGAGCGCTTGGAACCATGTCCTCGCAAACCCGAAGGCGGCAGGCGAGCCCCCCATTCTTGTGGTGACGAACTCGTTCGGCGGCACCGGAAACCCAACCGTTGCCGAGACGACGGCCATCCGCGCGATGGTGAACGCCGGGATGACTGTCGTCTTTTCCGCCAGCAACAACGGTGACGGCGGGGAGGGCACGGACAGCGTGAACCGGCTGTGCAAGATCAAGGCCGGGAACAACGCAAACCTTCCCGGCGTCGTCTGCGTCGCGAACTACGCTGATGGCGGCGTGGGCTCGACGGAGGGCGGCCTCGACACATCGTCGAGCCGCGGTCTCGGCGGCGCGGACATGTCATCGTGGCCGGACGTCGCCGCGCCCGGCAATTGGATCGAGTCCACGCGCTCCCGCACAGCTTTCGTGGCAGGCTCGCCTGTTTATTCAGGAAAGTACGCGGAAACAGATCCCGTGCATTATATGATCACAAGTGGCACGAGCATGGCCGCCCCGCACGTCGCGGGCGTCGTTGCCCTCATGCAGGCGGCGCGCCTTGCGGCCAACGTCGCCCCCCTGTCGCCCGCGACCGTCGAAGCGATGCTGAAAGCGACGGCGTACCCGTTCGCGAACTACGCGCCGTACCCGAACCGCCATGCGGGCCACGGCCTCGTCGATGCGCGGGCGGCCGTCGATGCCGCGCTTGCAGCGCCCCTCACGCCGCGCGACGCCGCGCTCGCGGTCAACACGAACAGCGTATGGGGCGTCGTCTTCAGCGGCCCGACGGCCGGCTCGCTGAACCCGGGCGCCGGGAGCCTTCAGGCGAACGCGATCACGGACCTCGAGGGTCTCGGCAAGCCTGTGCCGTCGACGGACGTCCTCGTTCCGGGGGCGCGGTTCTTGAGCGTGCGCGTGTTCGCGGAGGACGCGGGCGTCACGGCGCTCGGCACCGTGGGCGCCAACGTGACGGTCCGGGCGAAGATCGAATATCTCGGGAGCGGCATCGCCCACGAACCCGCGACGTCCCGCGCGGGCTCGCCGACGGGCACGTGGTTCCAGACCCCGACGCTCGCCTATGCGTACGGCGTCGACGGCGACGTCCGCGTCACGCTCGAACTGGACGTGAACGGCGACGGCGTCGTCGACCCCGCGACGGACGTGACCCACACGTTCGTCTACGATGACGGTCTCCCCTGA
- a CDS encoding metal-dependent transcriptional regulator: MPRPPAVTHAMEDYLKAIFQLTEEKGGTVSTTGLAERLAVAPASVTNMLKKLAELELVQHEPYRGVVLTSAGRKIALEIIRHHRLIELYLVEALGMGWDEVHEEAERLEHVISEAFEDRISAALKDPRFDPHGDPIPTKELEYRPGGLVSLADLAPGAEAVVGRVSDRDPGVLRRLADLGLFPNTGVRMVERDAATGIVRVAVEGAVRAVAADLARAVQVAPRR; encoded by the coding sequence GTGCCCCGCCCGCCGGCCGTAACGCACGCGATGGAGGATTACCTGAAGGCGATCTTCCAGCTGACGGAGGAGAAGGGCGGAACGGTGTCGACGACGGGTCTCGCGGAGCGTCTCGCGGTGGCGCCGGCGAGCGTCACGAACATGCTGAAGAAGCTCGCGGAGCTGGAGCTCGTGCAGCACGAGCCGTACCGCGGCGTGGTGCTGACGTCGGCGGGGCGGAAGATCGCGCTCGAGATCATCCGGCATCACCGGCTCATCGAATTGTACCTCGTGGAGGCCCTCGGGATGGGGTGGGACGAGGTGCACGAGGAGGCGGAGCGCCTGGAGCACGTCATCTCGGAGGCCTTCGAGGATCGCATCTCGGCGGCGCTCAAGGACCCCCGGTTCGATCCGCACGGGGACCCGATCCCGACGAAGGAGCTAGAGTACCGCCCGGGCGGCCTCGTGAGCCTCGCGGACCTCGCGCCGGGCGCGGAGGCGGTGGTGGGCCGCGTGTCGGATCGCGACCCGGGCGTGCTGCGGCGCCTCGCCGATCTTGGGCTCTTTCCGAACACGGGCGTCCGCATGGTGGAGCGCGACGCGGCGACGGGCATCGTGCGGGTGGCGGTCGAGGGCGCGGTGCGGGCCGTCGCGGCCGACCTCGCGCGCGCGGTGCAGGTCGCGCCCCGCCGTTAG
- a CDS encoding thioredoxin family protein, with the protein MDVLTEADFDGARLKRAGPVVVTFVADWCGSCRRFAPIATAYAEKHPDVPHAFADASDDDGPLWDAFGLEIVPSIAAFYDGELVARRDGKRGWGLPEDAPAEMAAALRRRMRGG; encoded by the coding sequence GTGGACGTCCTCACCGAGGCCGACTTCGACGGCGCGCGCCTCAAGCGCGCCGGGCCGGTCGTCGTGACCTTCGTCGCCGACTGGTGCGGCTCCTGCCGCCGATTCGCCCCGATCGCGACCGCCTACGCGGAGAAGCACCCCGACGTCCCCCACGCGTTCGCGGACGCCTCGGACGACGACGGGCCCCTCTGGGACGCTTTCGGTCTCGAGATCGTGCCCTCCATCGCCGCGTTCTACGACGGCGAGCTCGTCGCCCGCCGCGACGGCAAGCGCGGGTGGGGCCTGCCCGAGGACGCGCCCGCCGAGATGGCGGCGGCGCTTCGCAGGCGCATGCGCGGCGGCTGA
- a CDS encoding FAD-dependent thymidylate synthase, producing the protein MQAAATPARKTSAVPEDARLILKPVGFIVRRPSRADDVSIVNGARASFAKHKAALGPEDVRTPEETAALNADAAWVAQNGGRPAQAGLVYRLLGQGHETPCEQHGMLLRIRRAPRGLRNLVPDEIDCEDDALSGTISFPWTLNFRHAMTLHRRARRAGDEDAFAIASAILMRFHEQGVVHGTSAYLRSAGMTLEGLRRDALSGLAHVEMVANPPTERDAVAAIRAHLGNSVEGLDDAGVVAYCYDRRPALLNLWVFTWQMRAIIHVFWDLVRHRKSSPNGESGRYSVLYDEWIQLEPHEVRTQVGSPLSYERGSASPEMGREFQEDLDRFNALGAELYHKWVDRKVAREMASWFETLAKFRTFVWTFRGLGLVNMVGLRNHPTALKELALYAAAMEDDLKAEAPHLHAALAARDRHAP; encoded by the coding sequence ATGCAGGCCGCCGCGACGCCCGCGCGCAAGACGAGCGCCGTCCCCGAGGACGCGCGCCTCATCCTGAAGCCGGTCGGATTCATCGTCCGCCGACCCTCCCGCGCCGACGACGTGAGCATCGTGAACGGCGCCCGCGCGTCGTTCGCGAAGCACAAGGCCGCGCTCGGCCCCGAGGACGTCCGCACGCCGGAGGAGACCGCCGCGCTCAACGCGGACGCCGCGTGGGTCGCGCAGAACGGCGGCCGCCCCGCGCAGGCAGGGCTCGTGTACCGCCTCCTCGGGCAAGGCCACGAGACGCCCTGCGAGCAGCACGGGATGCTCCTCCGCATCCGCCGAGCGCCGCGCGGGCTGCGCAACCTCGTGCCCGACGAGATCGACTGCGAGGACGACGCGCTCTCGGGGACGATCAGCTTCCCCTGGACGCTGAACTTCCGCCATGCGATGACGCTCCATCGAAGGGCCCGCCGCGCGGGGGACGAGGACGCGTTCGCGATCGCCTCGGCGATCCTCATGCGGTTCCACGAGCAGGGCGTCGTGCACGGCACGAGCGCGTATCTCCGGAGCGCGGGCATGACGCTCGAGGGGTTGCGCCGCGACGCGCTTTCCGGCCTCGCTCACGTCGAGATGGTCGCGAACCCCCCGACGGAGCGGGACGCGGTCGCCGCCATTCGCGCGCACCTGGGGAACTCGGTCGAGGGCCTCGACGACGCGGGCGTCGTCGCCTACTGCTACGACCGCCGGCCGGCGCTCCTCAATCTCTGGGTCTTCACGTGGCAGATGCGGGCCATCATCCACGTTTTCTGGGACCTCGTTCGCCACCGCAAGAGCAGCCCGAACGGCGAATCGGGCCGGTACAGCGTCCTCTACGACGAATGGATCCAGCTCGAGCCGCACGAGGTGCGCACGCAGGTCGGCTCGCCGCTTTCGTACGAACGCGGGTCGGCCTCGCCCGAGATGGGCCGCGAGTTCCAGGAGGACCTCGACCGCTTCAACGCGCTCGGCGCGGAGCTCTACCACAAGTGGGTGGACCGCAAGGTCGCGCGCGAGATGGCGTCGTGGTTCGAGACGCTCGCGAAGTTCCGCACGTTCGTGTGGACCTTCCGCGGCCTCGGCCTCGTGAACATGGTGGGCCTGCGCAACCATCCGACGGCGCTCAAGGAGCTCGCCCTCTACGCGGCGGCGATGGAGGACGACCTCAAGGCCGAGGCCCCCCACCTGCACGCGGCGCTCGCGGCGCGCGACCGCCATGCTCCGTGA
- a CDS encoding metallophosphoesterase family protein codes for MRRLAFLVAFLALAPGVLAQLPPGWSVAPSGLHVALDADPTAARIVWLMASDAPGPSPAPVVQYGPTTAYGSVATGTSARLQGEWSIVWSARLAGLPPATDIHYRVGSDLHGWTEDRVFTTPPIPGTDHFVVTAYGDQGSAYDRTTVAGSSVNGVGARYNESDPTGKVVKAVLARNPDLHLHLGDVSYGAWDGWQLTTEPLASTVPYMAAIGNHDIDKTIDVENYVARLPMPSAPGEHHYAFTFGTARFIALDSENACVRRVIPGATPMQTGYTKCTDEANDAQVEWIERELAAARSDPAIKWVIPFFHRPMVSDGKHGPNAILNALWLPVFERHKPDLVLQGHDHLYERSKPLLDWKPHPDGIVYVVSGGAGRALYEFRNETPPAWEAARARAFHYLSLAFDGDRLTVEAVDLDGKVLDAFTLESRASRAASRSGGADEDPKATPAGPVGFAALAILVAAWVARRA; via the coding sequence ATGCGGCGCCTCGCCTTCTTGGTCGCATTCCTCGCGCTCGCCCCTGGCGTGCTTGCGCAACTTCCCCCGGGTTGGTCGGTCGCGCCGTCCGGGCTCCACGTGGCGCTCGACGCGGACCCGACCGCGGCGCGCATCGTGTGGCTCATGGCCTCCGACGCGCCGGGTCCCTCGCCCGCGCCCGTCGTGCAGTACGGGCCTACGACTGCGTATGGCTCGGTCGCGACGGGCACGTCCGCGCGCCTCCAGGGCGAGTGGTCCATCGTCTGGAGCGCGCGCCTTGCGGGCCTTCCTCCCGCGACCGACATCCATTACCGCGTCGGGTCCGATCTCCACGGATGGACGGAGGACCGCGTCTTCACGACGCCGCCGATACCGGGGACGGATCATTTCGTCGTGACCGCGTACGGCGACCAGGGGAGCGCCTACGACCGCACGACCGTCGCGGGTTCGAGCGTCAACGGCGTCGGGGCCCGCTACAACGAATCCGACCCCACGGGCAAAGTCGTCAAGGCTGTGCTCGCGCGGAATCCGGACCTGCATCTTCACCTCGGCGACGTGAGCTATGGCGCCTGGGACGGCTGGCAGCTCACCACGGAGCCGCTCGCCTCGACGGTCCCGTACATGGCGGCGATCGGGAACCACGACATCGACAAGACGATCGATGTCGAGAACTACGTCGCGCGCCTTCCGATGCCATCCGCTCCCGGCGAACACCACTACGCGTTCACGTTCGGGACCGCCCGCTTCATCGCGCTCGACTCGGAGAACGCGTGCGTTCGCCGCGTGATCCCCGGCGCGACGCCCATGCAGACGGGCTACACCAAGTGCACGGACGAGGCAAACGACGCGCAAGTCGAATGGATCGAGCGCGAGCTCGCCGCCGCCCGCTCGGACCCCGCCATCAAGTGGGTCATCCCGTTCTTCCACCGGCCGATGGTGAGCGACGGCAAGCACGGACCCAATGCGATCCTGAATGCGCTCTGGCTTCCCGTGTTCGAGCGGCACAAACCCGATCTCGTGCTCCAAGGCCACGACCACCTCTACGAGCGCTCGAAGCCGCTTCTCGATTGGAAACCCCATCCCGATGGCATCGTGTATGTCGTGAGCGGCGGCGCTGGCCGCGCCCTCTACGAGTTCCGCAACGAGACCCCGCCCGCTTGGGAGGCGGCGCGCGCGCGGGCGTTCCACTACCTCTCGCTGGCCTTCGACGGCGACCGGCTGACGGTCGAGGCCGTCGACCTCGACGGCAAAGTCCTCGACGCATTCACCCTCGAAAGCCGCGCCTCGCGCGCCGCTTCGCGGTCAGGCGGCGCGGACGAGGATCCGAAGGCGACGCCCGCCGGGCCCGTCGGTTTCGCGGCGCTCGCGATCCTCGTTGCGGCCTGGGTCGCGCGGCGCGCGTGA
- a CDS encoding TraB/GumN family protein: MPEGPLPMRVDLPGVVLVGTAHVSAKSVEEVKQVLAEVQPDTVVVELDPPRYKALMDKQAWEETPMSALLKGGQAYFVLAQTLLASHQKRMSKEGGADPGAEMLEAVRFAEGSKKDLVLADRDIGVTFKRAWRRMGAREKGRISWEFMKAFSGADEVLDTDEIMEEDALSAMMEELARIAPSVKTVVLDERDAVLASRIQEARAKGGKVVAVLGAGHVAGVAKYLEDPRTIPERAPLETVPPKGFPLGAAIGFALIGLVIAVFAWQLYLGVTTGDFEKLKDIAVTWALFTGGGAALGALAALAHPLSILSAMVVAPLKPLRPTIGTGPIVGFIEAWLRKPTIGDFQAVRRVEKLGDFYRNRVLRVLLVAAFTGLGAQIGFLLALTYVVPAGFF; the protein is encoded by the coding sequence GTGCCCGAAGGTCCCCTCCCCATGCGCGTCGATCTTCCGGGCGTCGTTCTCGTCGGCACCGCGCACGTCTCCGCGAAGAGCGTCGAGGAAGTGAAGCAGGTGCTCGCCGAGGTGCAGCCCGACACCGTCGTCGTGGAGCTCGACCCGCCCCGTTACAAGGCTCTCATGGACAAGCAGGCCTGGGAGGAGACGCCCATGAGCGCGCTTCTCAAGGGGGGTCAGGCGTACTTCGTGCTCGCGCAGACGCTTCTCGCGAGCCACCAGAAGCGGATGTCGAAGGAGGGCGGCGCGGATCCCGGCGCGGAGATGCTCGAGGCCGTCCGATTCGCGGAGGGCTCGAAGAAGGATCTCGTCCTCGCGGACCGCGACATCGGAGTGACGTTCAAGCGGGCCTGGCGGCGCATGGGCGCGCGCGAGAAGGGTCGGATCTCGTGGGAATTCATGAAGGCGTTCTCGGGCGCCGACGAGGTGCTCGACACGGACGAGATCATGGAGGAGGACGCCCTTTCCGCGATGATGGAGGAGCTGGCGCGGATCGCCCCCTCGGTCAAGACGGTCGTCCTCGACGAGCGCGACGCGGTTCTCGCCTCCCGCATCCAGGAGGCCCGCGCGAAGGGCGGGAAGGTCGTGGCGGTGCTCGGCGCGGGTCACGTCGCGGGCGTCGCGAAATACCTCGAGGATCCCCGGACCATCCCCGAGCGAGCGCCCCTCGAGACGGTGCCCCCCAAGGGGTTTCCCCTCGGCGCGGCGATCGGCTTCGCGCTCATCGGCCTCGTGATCGCGGTCTTCGCATGGCAGCTCTATCTCGGCGTCACGACGGGCGACTTCGAGAAGCTCAAGGACATCGCCGTCACGTGGGCGCTCTTCACGGGCGGCGGGGCCGCGCTCGGCGCTCTCGCGGCGCTCGCGCATCCGCTCTCGATCCTCTCCGCGATGGTCGTCGCGCCGCTCAAGCCCCTGAGGCCGACGATCGGCACGGGGCCCATCGTCGGATTCATCGAGGCCTGGCTGCGCAAGCCCACGATCGGGGATTTCCAGGCCGTCCGGCGCGTCGAGAAGCTCGGCGACTTCTATCGCAACCGCGTGCTGCGCGTCCTTCTCGTCGCGGCCTTCACGGGCTTGGGAGCGCAGATCGGCTTCCTCCTCGCGCTCACGTATGTCGTGCCGGCCGGGTTCTTCTGA
- a CDS encoding MEDS domain-containing protein, translating to MPLNTLEGRSDVRPHMHAVNVYRDGDGLLRAITRFIDDGIAAGDVMVFVHAFRDDEEAWAFLDRARPGARTLAEDRLVLVSFYQTAFERDGSIDVEHVARTVSTLIDAAVEEGRSGLRLFVDASRTYFDSDRVDEWFEFEAWLGRRLDSEAGLVCAYREPDLRDPDVVARVLETHGYRFEPEPRQPSTTRWHDRAV from the coding sequence ATGCCGCTGAACACCCTCGAGGGGCGATCGGACGTCCGGCCACACATGCACGCGGTCAACGTCTATCGGGATGGCGACGGGTTGCTCAGGGCCATCACACGCTTCATCGACGACGGCATCGCGGCGGGGGACGTCATGGTATTCGTCCACGCCTTCCGGGACGACGAGGAAGCCTGGGCGTTCCTCGATCGGGCTCGGCCCGGAGCGCGGACCCTCGCCGAGGACCGGCTCGTGCTCGTGAGCTTCTACCAGACCGCTTTCGAGCGGGACGGCTCGATCGATGTCGAGCACGTGGCGAGGACCGTTTCGACGCTCATCGACGCGGCCGTGGAGGAGGGGCGATCGGGCCTCCGTTTGTTCGTTGACGCAAGCCGGACCTACTTCGACTCGGATCGTGTGGACGAGTGGTTCGAGTTCGAGGCCTGGCTCGGCCGTCGCCTCGATTCGGAAGCCGGCCTTGTCTGCGCCTACCGGGAGCCGGACCTCCGCGATCCCGACGTCGTCGCGCGCGTTCTCGAAACGCACGGCTACCGGTTCGAGCCGGAGCCGCGCCAGCCTTCGACGACAAGATGGCACGACCGGGCAGTTTAA
- the wecB gene encoding UDP-N-acetylglucosamine 2-epimerase (non-hydrolyzing) translates to MKIASVVGARPQFIKEAPVGRELRTKHDVVLVHTGQHYDHAMSQVFFDELGIPRPDHNLGVGSGSHGAQTGEMLAGLERVFVAEKPDLVLVYGDTNSTIAAALAAAKLHIKVAHVEAGLRSFDRAMPEEINRILTDHASDVLFAPTETAVRLLAAEGITKNVHLVGDVMIEAHRDAAEAARKRDVLGSHGLAPKSYLLATIHRPSNTDDPAALKEILAAFGEIGETIVFPLHPRTKARIDQFGLAIPRNVRIVPPAGYLEFVALEAGAKRILTDSGGVQKEAYFLRVPCVTLRENTEWTETVEDGWNVLVGSDRRRIVEAGRSFTPAKPPSARFGAGDASRRIREILEAGGY, encoded by the coding sequence TTGAAGATCGCGAGCGTCGTCGGCGCGCGCCCGCAGTTCATCAAGGAGGCGCCCGTCGGGCGCGAGCTCCGCACGAAGCACGACGTGGTGCTCGTCCACACGGGCCAGCATTACGACCATGCGATGAGCCAGGTCTTCTTCGATGAGCTGGGCATTCCGCGCCCGGACCACAACCTCGGCGTCGGGTCCGGGTCGCACGGCGCCCAGACGGGCGAGATGCTCGCCGGCCTCGAGCGCGTCTTCGTCGCCGAGAAGCCCGACCTTGTCCTCGTCTACGGCGACACGAACTCAACGATCGCGGCGGCGCTTGCGGCCGCGAAGCTGCACATCAAGGTCGCCCACGTCGAGGCGGGGCTGCGCAGCTTCGACCGCGCGATGCCCGAGGAGATCAACCGCATCCTGACGGACCACGCCTCCGACGTGCTCTTCGCGCCGACGGAGACGGCGGTGCGGCTCCTCGCCGCGGAGGGGATCACGAAGAACGTTCATCTCGTCGGCGACGTCATGATCGAGGCGCACCGCGACGCCGCCGAGGCCGCGCGCAAGCGCGACGTCCTCGGATCCCACGGCCTCGCGCCCAAATCCTACCTCCTTGCCACGATCCACCGCCCGTCGAACACGGACGACCCGGCCGCGCTCAAGGAGATCCTCGCGGCCTTCGGCGAGATCGGCGAGACGATCGTCTTCCCGCTCCACCCGCGGACGAAGGCCCGCATCGACCAGTTCGGTCTCGCGATTCCGCGAAACGTGCGGATCGTGCCCCCCGCTGGCTATCTCGAGTTCGTCGCGCTCGAAGCGGGCGCGAAGCGCATCCTGACGGACTCGGGCGGCGTGCAGAAGGAGGCCTACTTCCTGCGGGTGCCGTGCGTGACGCTCCGCGAGAACACGGAGTGGACGGAGACGGTCGAAGACGGCTGGAACGTGCTCGTCGGGAGCGATCGCCGCAGGATCGTCGAGGCCGGGCGCTCGTTCACGCCGGCCAAGCCCCCGAGCGCGCGTTTCGGCGCGGGCGACGCGTCCCGCCGCATCCGGGAGATCCTGGAAGCGGGCGGCTACTGA